The Periplaneta americana isolate PAMFEO1 chromosome 16, P.americana_PAMFEO1_priV1, whole genome shotgun sequence genome segment CACAAACATTACATTTGAAATGTTGCTCGCCTGTGTGCAGTTGTAGATGGGATTTTAAAATACCTAACTGCGAAAAAGAATTACCACACATATCACACTTGAAAAGTTTCACGCCTGTGTGCAGATGTTGAACGGATTTTAAATTAACTgcgaaaaacacttaccacaaacatcacttCTGAAAGGTTTCCCGCCTTTGTGCAGTTGTATATACAATTTATTTACGTAACTGCGATGAACAATTAGCAGAAATATctcatttgaaaggtttttcgccTGTATGCAGTTGTAGACGTGAATTTAAATTACGTAACAGCAAAAACAATTAACACAAACGTCACATTTGAAAGGATTCTCGCCTGTGTGCAGTAGTATATGAAATTACGTAACACCGAGAAACAATTACCACAAACACCCATTTGAAAGTTTTCTCGCCTGTGTGCGGTTCTATATGAGATTTTTAATTACTTGAATGCGAAAAACAATTACCACAAACATCATATTTGACAACCTTCTCTCCCGTCTGCAGGTGTTCATGGTATCATAGGCCTCTCGACTGAGAGATACACTATCgagaaacatcacttttgaataCTTTCACGCCCGTGCGCTGCCGTAAATGGGACTTTAAATTATGTAGCAGACAGAAAACCATAaccacaaaattaaaatttgaaagaaCTATTCATGTGCCGGAGTTCATGGTATCTGATGCTACCCACGTAAGAGAAACATTAACCAGAAACATTACACTTGAAGGTCTCTCCACCGTGTGCTGTTATGGATATTAACAGCAAAAAATATTACCACAAAAGCATCATTTCAAATGTTTGTCGCCTGTGTGCCGAAGTTCATGGAGTTTGATGCTACTCGTATTAAAGAAAGTCTTAACTCAAACAGTCCATTTAAAAGGTCTCTCCCCTGTGTGCCGACGCAAATGGCCTTTTAATGTTTGTAAGATTGCGAAGCACTTACCACAAAGATCGCATTTGAAACGTTTCTCGCCTGTATGCACAACTTCATGCTTTCTTAAGCTACCTGATTGCGAAAATTTCTTGCAacaaacatcacacttgaaaggtttctcgcctgtatgcACGTGGTTATGCCTCTTTAGGCTACTTGAATGAGAGAAACTAATGCCACAAGCATCACACCTGAAAGGTTTCTCGTCTGTGTGGACGCGTTTATGCGACTTTAGGTTACTTGAATGAGAGAAAAGAATATCACATACATTACACTTGAAAGGTTTGTGGCCTGTGTGCACACGTTTATGCGTCTTTAGGCTACTGGAAGTAGATAAACTAATGCCACACACatcacacttgaaaggtttctcgcctgtatgcACGCGTTTATGCCTCTTTAGGGCAGTTGAATGAGAGAAACGAATGCCACACACATCACACTTGAAAGGTTTGTCCAGTGTATGCACGCGTTTATGCCTCTTTAGGCTACTTGATTGAGAGAAACAAAtgccacaaacatcacacttgaaaggtttctcgcctgtatgcACGCGTTTATGCCTCTTTAGGCCAGTTGAATGAGAGAAACGAATGCCACACACATCACACTTGAAAGGTTTGTCCAGTGTATGCACGCGTTTAGGCCTCTTTAGGCTACTTGATTGAGAGAAACAAAtgccacaaacatcacacttgaaaggtttctcgcctgtatgcACGCGTTTATGCAACTTCAGATGGTTTGAACACGGGAATCGAGTGCCACAATCATCACACTTAAACGGTTTCTCACCTGTATGCATTAGTTTATGCCTTTTAACTGCATCCTTGGACGAATGTCCGCTCAACTTTGCAGGATTGGAGACAGGTATTTTAGACTTTTCAGATTCGTATTTTTTCCCGTCTTCAAGAGACCGTGAAGGTATTCCCGAGGAAACTGAATTCTTGGGAATCTCACATACAGTCTCGTTCTCTTCTAGTGCAAGACTGTCGAATTCTGATAACACATTCCTCTCATTGGTAGCTGCAATCCTAAAGGAAAGATACTCTGAGTCTACACAACAATCGCAACAAATATACATACaattgaatcagggattgcagaaacagcatatgtcactatttgtggcgaaatgagtttattcgagtttcatacACTGCTGATATAGGACAATCATTCCAAGCTGAAACaacatatgtcagtatagccgtctcacatttgcaGACCAGTGAAATCCTGGAAACATGCAGAAAGAACACATGTCAAAAACATGTGTcaacacattggttccgatttcagacggcagacatctacgacacaaggatacaaaaattcatcccactgaatgaca includes the following:
- the LOC138691615 gene encoding zinc finger protein 235-like isoform X2 produces the protein MDCHNYDNVSERKSEESPVLITFPIIRCEIEEGNFLNQHVTGIKKEYVNQSPDLTSVIKLEQDPEPISFPVVKREPEEEQSDLHTVIEEPRGEVTAQDNEVLTERIAATNERNVLSEFDSLALEENETVCEIPKNSVSSGIPSRSLEDGKKYESEKSKIPVSNPAKLSGHSSKDAVKRHKLMHTGEKPFKCDDCGTRFPCSNHLKLHKRVHTGEKPFKCDVCGICFSQSSSLKRPKRVHTLDKPFKCDVCGIRFSHSTGLKRHKRVHTGEKPFKCDVCGICFSQSSSLKRHKRVHTLDKPFKCDVCGIRFSHSTALKRHKRVHTGEKPFKCDVCGISLSTSSSLKTHKRVHTGHKPFKCNVCDILFSHSSNLKSHKRVHTDEKPFRCDACGISFSHSSSLKRHNHVHTGEKPFKCDVCCKKFSQSGSLRKHEVVHTGEKRFKCDLCGKCFAILQTLKGHLRRHTGERPFKWTV
- the LOC138691615 gene encoding zinc finger protein 235-like isoform X1, giving the protein MDVIKMEPDINPLPMQTSDAEEKPLSEEGDVLDQHFTEIKTECKSHSYDLISEMAVHKTPVLIDFPVMKSEVEEENVLDLHVTEIKTECMDRSYDLKSEITFDDTPVPIDFPIMKSDAEEEQSDLDTVNEVPRVEVTAEDNEVLTERIAATNERNVLSEFDSLALEENETVCEIPKNSVSSGIPSRSLEDGKKYESEKSKIPVSNPAKLSGHSSKDAVKRHKLMHTGEKPFKCDDCGTRFPCSNHLKLHKRVHTGEKPFKCDVCGICFSQSSSLKRPKRVHTLDKPFKCDVCGIRFSHSTGLKRHKRVHTGEKPFKCDVCGICFSQSSSLKRHKRVHTLDKPFKCDVCGIRFSHSTALKRHKRVHTGEKPFKCDVCGISLSTSSSLKTHKRVHTGHKPFKCNVCDILFSHSSNLKSHKRVHTDEKPFRCDACGISFSHSSSLKRHNHVHTGEKPFKCDVCCKKFSQSGSLRKHEVVHTGEKRFKCDLCGKCFAILQTLKGHLRRHTGERPFKWTV